A single Nostoc sp. PCC 7107 DNA region contains:
- a CDS encoding TniB family NTP-binding protein: MKDDYWQRWVQNLWGDEPIPEELQPEIERLLSPSVVELEHIQKIHDWLDGLRLSKQCGRIVAPPRAGKSVTCDVYRLLNKPQKRGGKRDIVPVLYMQVPGDCSSGELLVLILESLKYDATSGKLTDLRRRVQRLLKESKVEMLIIDEANFLKLNTFSEIARIYDLLRISIVLVGTDGLDNLIKREPYIHDRFIECYKLPLVESEKKFTELVKIWEEEVLCLPLPSNLTRSETLEPLRRKTGGKIGLVDRVLRRASILALRKGLKNIDKETLTEVLDWFE, translated from the coding sequence ATGAAAGATGATTATTGGCAGAGATGGGTACAGAATTTATGGGGAGATGAACCCATTCCAGAAGAATTACAGCCAGAAATTGAACGTCTCCTTAGTCCTAGTGTTGTGGAATTAGAGCATATACAAAAAATTCATGATTGGTTAGATGGTTTGCGTCTTTCTAAACAATGTGGTCGAATTGTTGCACCTCCACGAGCAGGTAAATCTGTGACTTGTGATGTGTATAGACTATTAAATAAGCCGCAAAAAAGAGGAGGTAAAAGAGATATCGTACCTGTTTTGTATATGCAAGTTCCAGGAGATTGCTCATCGGGTGAGTTATTGGTTCTGATTCTGGAAAGTTTGAAATATGATGCAACTTCGGGAAAACTAACTGACCTCAGAAGGCGAGTACAAAGACTACTCAAGGAATCTAAGGTTGAAATGCTGATTATTGATGAAGCAAATTTCCTGAAATTAAATACTTTTAGTGAAATTGCTCGAATTTATGACTTGTTGAGAATTTCCATTGTTCTTGTAGGCACAGACGGTTTAGACAATCTAATTAAGAGGGAACCTTACATTCATGACAGATTTATCGAATGTTATAAGTTACCTTTGGTGGAATCAGAAAAAAAATTTACAGAGTTAGTAAAAATTTGGGAAGAAGAAGTTCTGTGTCTACCACTCCCATCTAATCTTACAAGAAGTGAAACTTTAGAACCTCTGCGTCGAAAAACAGGTGGCAAAATTGGTTTGGTGGATCGGGTATTGAGAAGAGCTTCAATCTTAGCGTTGAGAAAAGGATTGAAGAATATTGATAAAGAAACTTTGACTGAAGTTTTGGATTGGTTTGAATAA
- a CDS encoding TniQ family protein, with the protein MEIGAEEPHIFEVEPLEGESLSHFLGRFRRENYLTSSQLGKLTGLGAVVSRWKKLYFNPFPTRQELEALTSVVRVNADRLAEMLPPKGVTMKPRPIRLCAACYAEVPCHRIEWQFKDVMKCDRHNLRLLTKCTNCETSFPIPAEWVQGECPHCFLPFATMAKRQKHG; encoded by the coding sequence ATGGAAATTGGTGCGGAAGAACCTCATATTTTTGAAGTAGAACCCCTGGAAGGCGAAAGCTTAAGCCATTTCTTAGGTCGCTTTCGCCGAGAAAATTATTTAACCTCAAGCCAGTTAGGTAAATTAACTGGACTCGGTGCAGTTGTTTCGCGTTGGAAAAAGTTGTACTTTAATCCGTTTCCCACTAGACAGGAGTTGGAGGCTTTGACATCTGTGGTAAGAGTCAATGCGGATAGATTAGCCGAGATGTTACCACCCAAGGGAGTGACAATGAAGCCCCGACCAATTAGATTATGCGCTGCTTGCTATGCAGAAGTACCTTGTCATCGAATAGAGTGGCAGTTTAAGGATGTGATGAAATGCGATCGCCACAATTTACGCCTACTAACCAAATGTACTAACTGTGAAACTTCTTTCCCGATTCCCGCAGAGTGGGTACAAGGCGAATGTCCTCACTGTTTCCTGCCGTTTGCAACAATGGCGAAGCGTCAGAAGCATGGCTAA
- a CDS encoding response regulator encodes MITQTLLKPMHILLVDDNPNNLKVLSEAIKGCGWKALMATDGESAIEQTEYAHPDLILLDVMMPGLDGFETCRRLKANDITQSIPVIFMTALSDATDKVKGLEIGAVDYITKPFQQEEVIARLKLHLKISHLTRTLEQRVQERTAELTHSIQQLQQTQLQLIQSEKMSTLGQLVAGIGHEINNPIGFISGNCSYIEQYVNDLFRLVNLQQHKLSEADPELEELMEEIDLEYLVEDLPKLLLSMHQGIDRLKDISLSLRTFARADISSKVKFQIHEGLDSTIMLLKHRLKDQGDRPKIDVVTQYSELPPITCYPGQLNQVFMNIVANAIDAFDDLHQNALKQKIAPCQYTITITTSVDDQQQTVTICIEDNALGMPPEVQARIFEPSFTTKPVGKGTGLGLAISYQIIVDKHNGHILCSSISGQGTKFVITLPI; translated from the coding sequence ATGATCACTCAAACTCTTTTGAAACCAATGCACATATTATTGGTGGATGATAATCCCAATAATCTGAAGGTGCTATCGGAAGCAATTAAGGGATGTGGTTGGAAAGCACTGATGGCTACGGATGGCGAGTCAGCGATCGAACAAACAGAATACGCTCATCCCGATTTGATTCTCCTTGATGTGATGATGCCAGGTCTTGATGGATTTGAAACTTGTCGCAGGCTGAAAGCTAATGATATCACTCAGAGTATTCCTGTCATTTTTATGACTGCCTTGTCTGATGCTACAGACAAAGTGAAAGGACTGGAAATTGGCGCAGTTGACTACATTACCAAACCTTTTCAACAAGAAGAAGTCATTGCTCGACTTAAGTTACACCTAAAAATCTCCCATTTGACGCGGACATTGGAACAACGGGTGCAAGAACGTACCGCAGAATTAACCCATTCCATACAACAGTTACAACAAACCCAATTGCAATTAATCCAGAGTGAGAAAATGTCTACTCTGGGACAGCTGGTTGCGGGTATAGGTCATGAGATTAATAACCCGATTGGTTTTATTAGTGGCAACTGCTCTTATATTGAGCAATATGTCAATGATCTGTTTCGTTTGGTTAATCTGCAACAGCACAAGTTATCAGAGGCAGATCCCGAACTGGAAGAATTGATGGAAGAAATTGACTTAGAGTATCTAGTTGAGGATTTACCCAAACTTCTGTTATCCATGCACCAGGGAATTGATCGTCTAAAAGACATCAGCTTATCTTTGAGAACATTTGCTCGTGCCGATATTTCATCTAAGGTCAAGTTTCAAATTCACGAAGGACTTGATAGTACCATCATGCTGTTAAAGCATCGTCTCAAAGACCAAGGTGATCGCCCTAAAATTGACGTTGTTACACAATACAGTGAGTTACCCCCAATTACTTGCTATCCCGGACAACTAAATCAGGTGTTTATGAATATTGTTGCTAATGCTATTGATGCCTTTGATGACCTGCATCAAAACGCCTTAAAACAGAAGATAGCTCCTTGTCAATACACAATTACAATTACTACATCAGTCGATGATCAGCAACAAACAGTCACAATTTGTATCGAAGATAATGCTTTAGGTATGCCGCCGGAAGTGCAAGCTAGAATTTTTGAGCCATCTTTTACAACTAAGCCTGTGGGTAAGGGAACTGGTCTAGGATTAGCGATTAGCTACCAAATCATTGTCGATAAACATAATGGACACATCCTCTGTTCGTCAATTTCTGGTCAGGGAACGAAGTTTGTGATTACTCTACCAATTTAG
- a CDS encoding Mu transposase C-terminal domain-containing protein encodes MDEMPIVKQDDESLPVENNDDVDEIQDDELEETNVIFTELSAEAKLKMDVIQGLLEPCDRKTYGEKLRVAAEKLGKTVRTVQRLVKKYQQDGLSAIVETQRNDKGSYRIDPEWQKFIVNTFKEGNKGSKKMTPAQVAMRVQVRAEQLGLQKFPSHMTVYRVLNPIIERQERKQKQRNIGWRGSRVSHKTRDGQTLDVRYSNHVWQCDHTKLDVMLVDQYGEPLARPWFTKITDSYSRCIMGIHVGFDAPSSQVVALASRHAILPKQYSAEYKLISDWGTYGVPENLFTDGGRDFRSEHLKQIGFQLGFECHLRDRPSEGGIEERSFGTINTEFLSGFYGYLGSNIQERSKTAEEEACLTLRELHLLLVRYIVDNYNQRLDARTKDQTRFQRWEAGLPALPKMVKERELDICLMKKTRRSIYKGGYLSFENIMYRGDYLAAYAGENIVLRYDPRDITTVWVYRIDKGKEVFLSAAHALDWETEQLSLEEAKAASRKVRSVGKTLSNKSILAEIHDRDTFIKQKKKSQKERKKEEQAQVHAVYEPINLSETEPLENLQETPKPVTRKPRIFNYEQLRQDYDE; translated from the coding sequence ATGGATGAAATGCCCATCGTCAAGCAAGACGACGAATCTCTGCCTGTTGAAAACAACGATGATGTAGATGAAATTCAGGATGATGAACTAGAAGAAACAAACGTAATTTTCACGGAATTATCGGCTGAGGCAAAACTCAAAATGGATGTGATCCAAGGTCTACTTGAGCCATGCGATCGCAAAACCTATGGTGAGAAGTTAAGAGTAGCAGCAGAGAAACTGGGCAAGACTGTACGAACAGTTCAGCGTCTAGTCAAAAAATATCAACAAGACGGTTTATCTGCAATTGTTGAGACTCAAAGAAATGATAAAGGTAGTTATCGGATAGACCCTGAGTGGCAAAAATTTATTGTTAACACCTTTAAAGAAGGGAATAAGGGTAGCAAAAAAATGACTCCTGCTCAAGTGGCGATGAGAGTACAAGTCAGAGCAGAACAGTTAGGCTTACAGAAATTTCCTAGCCACATGACAGTTTATAGGGTTCTCAACCCTATCATTGAGCGTCAAGAGCGGAAACAGAAACAGAGAAATATTGGATGGCGAGGGTCACGAGTCTCTCATAAAACTCGTGATGGACAAACATTAGATGTGCGTTACAGCAACCATGTTTGGCAGTGCGACCATACAAAGTTAGATGTCATGTTGGTTGATCAGTATGGTGAACCATTGGCTAGACCTTGGTTCACAAAGATTACAGACAGTTATTCTCGCTGCATTATGGGTATTCATGTGGGCTTTGATGCACCTAGCTCTCAAGTTGTTGCTCTTGCTTCACGTCATGCTATTTTGCCAAAGCAATATAGTGCAGAATATAAACTTATTAGCGACTGGGGAACTTATGGCGTACCCGAAAATCTTTTTACTGACGGTGGTAGAGATTTTCGCTCTGAACACTTGAAACAGATTGGTTTTCAATTAGGCTTTGAGTGCCATTTACGCGATCGCCCTAGCGAGGGTGGTATTGAAGAACGTAGCTTCGGCACGATTAATACAGAATTTCTCTCTGGTTTCTATGGCTATTTAGGTTCCAATATTCAGGAACGTTCTAAGACAGCAGAGGAAGAAGCTTGCTTAACCTTACGGGAATTGCACCTACTGTTAGTTCGCTACATTGTTGACAACTACAATCAGCGTCTTGATGCACGGACAAAAGACCAAACAAGGTTTCAACGATGGGAAGCGGGACTACCTGCTCTACCAAAAATGGTTAAGGAGCGGGAATTAGATATCTGTTTGATGAAAAAGACTCGGCGCAGCATTTACAAAGGCGGGTATCTCAGCTTTGAAAATATCATGTATCGTGGTGACTACCTGGCGGCTTACGCAGGGGAAAATATTGTACTCAGGTATGACCCTAGAGATATTACAACTGTTTGGGTTTACCGAATAGATAAAGGTAAGGAAGTGTTTCTGTCTGCTGCTCATGCGCTGGATTGGGAAACTGAGCAATTATCTCTAGAAGAGGCTAAAGCCGCTAGTCGAAAAGTTCGCTCTGTTGGTAAAACACTCAGTAATAAATCAATTTTGGCAGAGATACACGACCGTGATACTTTCATCAAGCAAAAGAAAAAGAGCCAAAAGGAACGCAAGAAAGAAGAACAAGCTCAAGTTCATGCTGTGTATGAACCCATCAATCTGAGCGAGACAGAACCACTAGAAAATTTACAAGAAACACCAAAACCTGTAACTCGAAAACCCAGAATCTTTAACTATGAGCAACTTCGTCAAGATTATGATGAGTAG